CGTCGAGCTGCCGGGAGGTGCGTTCGACGAGCCGGACCGCCGCGCCGGTAGCCGTCACGGCACGGGCGCTCGCGCGGTCGGTGACGGCCACGGTCAGCCTGCCCTCGGCCGCGTCGAACCAGGAGCCTCCGTACGCCGCCCCGGCGGCCTCACGTGCCGTGTCCTGCAGGACCGTCGCTTTCTTCTCCGCCTCGATACGGGCCAGTGCCTGATGTTCCGTCAGGCCGAGGTCTCTCTGCATCGCCTCGATCAGGCCGGCGGACGCGGGGGCTCCGGAGGCCGGCCGGGCGCCGGCCGTGGCGGGGTTTTCGGGCGGGGCCGCCTGGGCCGGGCCGGTGGCCGCCCAGGTGCCGAGCATGAGGAGTGCGGACAGGCCGGCCCACACCGTCGTGGATGGTCTCAAGGGGGTGCCCCTTCTGTTGTTCCAGCATCGTGGGGGTGGAACAGGAAGTGACCGAGAACGTTCTGAGAGCGCTCTCAGAACCACAGGACGGACTGTAGCCCAGGAGGAAGGTCAGGTCTATGCCAATTTCGGACCTGCAGTCCGGATCCGGACGCCGGGCGGGGCCCCGGACTCCCTTGCTCCGCCCGGCCGTTCACGGTTCCATGAGCGGCAGTCCCGCCTTCCGCCACGGGGCCCGGAAGGCGTCCCGCCTCCCCGGTACGCCTCCCCCGCCGGTGTCCCGGTTCCGTACCTCGCCGTTGCCGTCCGTGTCCCAGATCCGCACCTCGCCCTCGCCGTCCGCCCGCAGCCGCGGCCAGCCGGGGTCCCCGGTCGCGGCGAATCCCGCCCAGGCCCGCGTCATCCGCTCCGCCAGTGCGTGGTCCGCGGCCCCGGGCTCGCCCCCGATGAGGAAGTGGACGTCGGCGCGGTCCAGGGTGCCGAAGGCGAACGGTACGTCCGCGCAGTGCCAGGCCCGGACCGGCTGCCCCCGGCCGCCGCGCCGCCGCGCGAACCGCGCCAGGTGGGTGCGTCCGCCCGCGCGGGCGTGGGCGTCGGCGAGCCTGCTGCTGTACTCGGCGAAGAGCAGGTCGCCGTGGACCGCCAGATGCACCTCACCGGCGGGGGCTCCCGGCAGCAGCGCGCGGTAGTCGTCCAGCAGGGTCTTCGGCAGGCCGAAGTCGGCCGCGAACGCGTCGAGCCCGCTGTCCGTGGTGATCTCCGCACTGTCGCCCACGGCGTCCAGCAGCCAGTACTCCTCGGTGGTGTGGCAGACCAGCAGGTCCACTCCGGCGCCGGCCCCCGCCTCGTACGCCGTCAGCGGGTCGAGGGGGAGGGTGTCGCCGCCGGCCACCGGGCCGTGGACAGCCGGGTCGTAGTGGCGGGGGCCCGAACCGGGGTCGTCCCGGTAGCGTGCGGCCACGGTGTCGGACGCCGCGACGAGCACCGCGGGGGGCACCTGGAGCAGGGCCTCGTGGGTGGCGGGCGTCCCGGCCGCCGCGGCCACCTCCGCCGTGGTGGCCGCCGCGGAGCGCACCGTGGCGCAGGCGTTCACGGCGCTGTGCAGGACCGCACGGCGGAAGAGGCCGCGGGCCCGTTCCATCACCGTCAGGCACGCCACCGAGGTCGCGCCCGCGGACTGCCCGGCCACGGTGACGTCCCGGGCGGACCCCCCGAAGGCGGCGATGTTGTCCCGGACCCACGTGAGGGCCGCGATCTGGTCGAGCAGGCCACGGTTGTCCGGGCACGGTTCGCCGCCGCCGACGGGTGGCGGGACGTGCCCGAACCCCTCGAATCCCAGACGGTAGTTGAGGGTGACGACCACCAGTCCGAGGGCGGCGAGGGCGGTGCCGTCGAAGTCCGGCTGCGCCGAGGAACCGTAGGCGAAGGCACCGCCGTGGATCCAGACGAGCACCGGGAGCGTGTCGCCTTCCGTGCCCGGTGTCCAGATGTTGAGGGTGAGGACGTCCTCGTCGCCGGCGGTCCAGCCGGGCGCTCCCGGCAGCCGCGCCGACTGCGGTGCGACGGGGCCGAACCGGGTGCAGTCCCTGACGCCCGCCCAGGGGGCGGCGGGGCGTGGCGCCCGGAACCGTGCGGCGCCGAACGGCGGTGCGGCGTACGGGATTCCGCGCAGTGCGACGATCCCCGGACGGCCGGCGAGCCCGCCCCGTACCGTCCCCGACCGGGTGGTGAAGCCGTTCATCCGTGGTTCTCCGTTCCCTCGCCGCCGCCCGCCGTCCGGACGGGGTTCAGCCTGCCACCGGGGGTGAGAGCCGGGCCAGCACCTGATCCGGCGTGATTCACATGCGTGCCGCGTGAATCATCCGCGTCGAGCAGGGCCGCCGTGAAGGGGTGGCGGGGCGCGGTGAGGATCTGCTCCCTGGCCCCGCATTCGACGATCTCGCCGTCGTCCAGCACGGCGATGCGGGTGGCGGGTGCCGCGGTGTCGAGGTCGTGGGTGATCAGGACGAGGCAGAGTCCGTCCCGCCGCCGGATCAGTGCGGCCAGCAGGTCCAGGAGGGCGCGCCGGGCGACCGGGTCGAGTCCGGAGGTGATCTCGTCGCAGACCAGCACACGGGGACGGGCGAGGAGGGCGCGGGCGAGGGCGGCGCGCTGGAGTTCTCCACCGGACAGCAGGCCGGGGCGCCTGCGGACCAGTTCCCCGTCGTCCAGGCCGAGTTCGGCCAGGACCCGCCGGGCTTCGCCGGTGGCCTCGTCCCGGGTGGTGCCGTGCAGCCGGACGGCGGTGCGGGCCACCTGGTCGATCACGGGCCGGTGTTCGTCGAAGGCCGCCCGGGTGTCCTGGAAGACGTACTGTACGGCGGCGAGTTGTGCAGGTCCGCGGTCCCGGACGCCGGCGGGCAGGGGCGCACCGTCGAGCAGGATCCGTCCGCCGTGGTCGCGGTGGAGTCCGGCGAGGCAGCGTCCGAGCGTGGTCTTGCCGCTGCCCGAGCGCCCGACGACGGCGAGGCATTCACCGCGGTGCAGGGAGAGCCGGTCCACCCGTAGGACGGGTGCGCGGCCGCGGCGGGTGCGGTGCCGGGCGACGAGGTCCTCGACGCGCAGCACCTCCGTGCCCCGGGCGGCCTCGCCCGCGTAGGGCGAGGTGCGCGGGCCGGCCAGGAGTTCGCGCGTCCAGGGGTGTCCGGGGGTGTGCAGCACCTGGGCGGCGGGGCCGCTCTCGACCGTGCGGCCGCCGCGCATCACATGGATCTCGTCGGCGAGTTCGCGTACGACGTCGAGGTCGTGGCTGAGCAGGAGGACGGCGACGCCATCGGCGGCCAGGGCGGAGAACTGCCCGGCGACGCGGCGCCGGGTCAGGGCGTCCTGGCCGGTGGTGGGTTCGTCGGCGACGAGGACCCGGGCGCCGAGCAGGAGTGCCTGGGCGAGCACGATCCGCTGCTGCTGGCCGCCGGAGAGCTGGTGCGGGTAGCGGCGCAGCAGTTCCGCGCCGTCGGGGAGCTGGGCCCGGGCGAGGGCCTCGGCCACCCGGTGCCGGGCCGCGGCCCGGCGTGCGGAGCGGGGCAGGCCGCTCACCTGGCGGCGGGCCACGTCCCACAGCAGGGCGCCGGACCGGCGGGCCGGGTTGAGGGCGGTGGAGGGGTGCTGGGGGATGTAGCCGGCCCGGGTGCCGTGCAGGACCACGTCGCCGGTGACGCGGGCGTGCGCCGGGTACGTCCCGAGGAGGGCGAGGCCCGTGGTGGACTTGCCGCTGCCGGAGGCCCCGACGAGCGCGGTGACCGTACCGGCGCGGAGCCGGAGGGAGACCCGGTCGACGAGCAGCCGGCCTCCGGCCTCGACGGTCAGCCCGGTGACGGCCGCGAGGACCTCGGGGTCGTGGCTGTGCTGGTTCATTGCTGTCGGGCCTTCCGGGACGGGGCACGGCCGGGGCGGGGGGCGCGGCCGGGGCGGGGGAAGCGGGGGGCCGTGCGGGTGCCGGGGGCCCGGGGCGCCGGGGGCCGCCGTTCCAGCGTGGCGTCGGCCAGCAGGTTGCCGCCCGTGGTGAGGGCGACGACGAGCAGGGCGGGTACGACGACCGCCCAGGGCTGGACGGGGAGTCCCGGGCGGTTGCGGTCGACCATCACCGCCCAGTCGGTGGCGTCCGGGGCGACCCCGATGCCCAGGAAGGCGGCGGTGGCCACGAGGTAGAGCGCCCCGGTCAGGCGTATCCCGGCGTCCGCGGCGAGGGTGCGCAGCAGACAGCGCCCGACGTAGCCGACGGCCAGCCGCCACCAGCTCTCCCCCTGCATCCGCAGCGCTTCCACGGCCGGCCGGGAGGCGGCCTCGGCGGCGGCGGCACGGATGATCCTCGCGGTGTCGGGGACGGAGACGAGGGCGACCAGCAGGGTCAGCCCGAGGGGGCCGGGCGGGAAGGCCGCGGCGGCCAGCAGGAGCATCAGCAGGGACGGCACGGCGAGCAGGACGTCCAGCGGGCGCATCAGCGCCTCCTCCAGCCACCGCCGGTGGGTGAGGGCGCTCACCAGGGCGAGCGGCAGGGCGGCCAGGTAGGTGAGGGCGGTCGCGGCGAGCGCCACGAGGACCACCGGGCGGCCGCCGAGCAGTATCTGGTGCAGGACGTCACGGCCGACGAAGTCGGTGCCGAGCGGGCCGGCGCCGTCGAGGGTGAACGAGGCGGCGCGGGAGGGTGGTTCGCCCGCGAGGAGCGGTCCGCACACCGCGAGGCAGAGCGGCAGTCCGGCGAGGACCGCGCCGAGCGCGTACCGTCCGGGCCGTTTCACGCCGCCACCTCCGCACGGGGGGCGAACCGGTGGGTGACGAGGTCGGCGCCGAGGTTGACCAGGACGGTGGTGAGGCCGAACACCACCGCGAGCCCCTGGATCACGGGGATGTCCCGGTCGGCGACGGCGTTCATCAGGACGGTGCCGAGCCCGGGGATCACGAAGAGGGCTTCCACGACGACCACTCCGCACAGCAGCCAGTCCACGGTGCGGGCGAGCTGCTGGGCGGCGGGAGTGAGGGCGACCGGCAGTGCGTGTGCATAGCGGAGGCGGGCGCCGGAGACACCGTACCGCTGGGCCTGGGCGGTGTGGGGCGCGGCCAGGGCGTCGGTCATCCCGGCCCTGATCAGCCGGGCGAGGGAGCAGACCGGCCGGGCGAGCAGCACCAGGACGGGCAGGACGAGGGCGGCCGGGTGGGCGAGCAGGTCCGTGCCGTATCCCAGCGCGGTCGGCGGGAGCCAGCCGAGGCGCAGGGCGAAGACGGTCACCAGGAGTACACCGAGGGCGAATTCGGGGATGGCGTAGACGGCGAGGAGAACCGCGGAGACCAGCCGGTCGGCGGGCCGCCCCTCGTGCCGGGCCGCGAACACCCCGAGCCCCACCCCGGCCGGCACGAGGAGGACCACGGTGAGCCCGGTGAGCAGCAGGGTGGGGCCGAAGCCGTCGGCGAGGAAGGCGGTCACGGGGCGGCCGGAGGTGAGCGAGGTGCCGAGGTCGCCGTGGAGCAGCCCCCAGGCCCATGCGGCGAGCCTTTCGTGGGCGGGCCGGTCCAGGCCCATGGAGGCGCGGACCGCGGCGATGCTCTCCGGGTCGGGCTGGTCGCCGGCGAAGGAGACGGCGGCGTCGCCCGGGAGCGCCTCGGTGAGGACGAAGACGAGGAGGACGACGGCCACGGTCTGTGCCAGGCCGAGCAGCAGTCTGCGGGCGGCCCAGGAGCCGGATGCGTTCACGCCAGCCAGACCTTGTCGAAGCGGGCCCAGTCCAGGGTGTTGGCGGGGGCGTCGCGCTCGACGCCGTGCACGGAGCGGGCGGTGCCGATGATCCAGTCCCCGAAGCCCCAGACGAGGAAGCCGCCTTCGGCGTGCAGCCGCCGTTGCATACGGGCGTAGAGGGCGGCCCGGTCCTGCTTGTCCCGGGTGGACTGGGCCTGCTGGTACAGGGCGTCGAAGTCCTTGTCCCGCCAGTGGGTGGCGTTGGTGGTGGAGCCGGTGAGCAGTCGCTGGGAGATGTGGGTTTCGATGGGCATGGCGCCCGAGCGGTAGCAGCACAGGGTTCCGGAGTCGAGGATGTCCTTCCAGTAGGAGTCCTTGCTGCCCGGTCGGACGTGGACGGTGACCCCCGCGCGGGCGGCCTGGTCGCGGAAGATCCCGGCGGCCTCGGTGAAGCCCGCGGCGACGGCGGAGGTGTCGAGGGTGACCTCCAGGTCCTCCGCCCCGGCCTCCCTGAGGAGGCTCCGGGCCCGGCCGATGTCCTGTTCGCGCTGGGGGAGTCCGCCGGCGTAGTACTCGTATCCCTTGCCGAAGAGGTCGTTGCCGATCTCTCCGGCTCCGGACAGGGCGCCGTCCACGAGTTCCTGACGGTCCGCCAGGTGGAAGAACGCCTCACGGACGCGGGGGTCGTCGAAGGGCGGGCGGTCGGTCTTCATGGCGAAGGCCTGCATGGCGCTGTTGCGCAGCCGGATGATCTCGACGGCGCCCGATCCCTCGTGGGCCCGTCCGGTGGTGGGGCTCAGCTCGTGCGCGTACTCGATCTGGCCGCCGAGGAGGGCGTTGGTCCGGGCCGACTCGTCGTTGGCGACGACGAATTCGAGTTCGTCCAGGTGCGGTGCGCCGTCCCAGTAGGCGTCGTTGCGGCGCAGGAGGGTGGTCCGGCCGGGGGTGAAGGAGACGAAGGCGAAGGGCCCCGACCCGACCGGACGGCGGTCGAACTCCTCCGCTCCCTCGGGGACGATGTACGTGCCGAACGCGGCCATGACGTTGGGGAATTCGGCGGTAGGCCGTTTGAGTACGAAGCGGACGGTGCGGGCCCCGACGGCGCGGCTGGCGTCGAGGTCCACGGGTTCCAGGGAGGCGCGGGCGCGGTAGGCCTTGCGCGGGTCGGCCATGCGCCGGTAGCTGTACAGGACGTCGGCGGCGGTGACCGGGCGGCCGTCGTGGAACTCTGCCTTCCGCAGGGTGACGGTCCAGCGGTCGAGGCCCGCGTCCGGTTCCCAGCGCTCGGCGAGCCGGGGTACGGCGGCGAGGTCGGGGCCGTAGTCGGCCAGTTTGTCGAAGAGCGCCTTGCCGCGGGCGGCGTCGGCGAAGAGGTTGCCGAGGTGCGGGTCGAGGGTCTCGCTCGCGCCGCCGCCGGCGAAGGCGGCGCGCAGCCGGCCGCCGCTCCGCGGGGCCCTGGCGCCGCCCCCGGTGGAGCCGTCGTCCGGGCCGCTCGTCCCCGAGCATCCGGTCAGGGCGAGCGCGCCGATCCCGGCCGCGCCCCCGGCGGCGAGGAAGCCGCGCCTGCGCAGACCGGGGAAGGGGTTCGGCTGGGGGAGGTCCGGGTCGGTCATGGGGTTCTCCTGTAAGGGATCGCGGGGTTCTCCCGCAGGGGGACACGGGTTTTCCCGCGAGGGGTCACGGGGTGGTCCGGAGCCGGGCCACGAGGTGGAGCCGGTCGCCGTCGGCGGTGGTCCCGGGTGCGGCACCGGGCCGCCAGGGCGGTTCGGTGCGCGGGCCGGGCCCGTCGTGCAGGGCGAGTACGGCGAAGCCGTGGGCGGTGAGGAAGTGGCGCAGCTCCTGCGGGAAAAGCAGCCGCCAGGCGGTGCGTTCCTCGACGGGTTCGCCTCCGTCGTCGGCGGCCCAGTGGCGGGTGCGCCGCAGGAGCTGGGCAGTGCGGTCGAGGCGGAGCGCGGTGGTGGAGCGGTAGGTGGTGCCGTGCCAGGTGAAGCGGGAGACGGCCGGTGCGGCGGGCGGTTCCTCCCGGCCGAGGAAGTAGGCACCGTTGCGCATCTCGGCGACCAGCAGCCCGCCGGGCACCAGGGCGTCGCGGCAGGAGGCGAGGAAGCCGTCGAGCTGCTCGTTGGTGTGGCAGTACAGCAGGGAGCTGTCCAGGCACACCACGGCGTCGAAGGCGCGCCGGCCGAGGTCGAACCCGGTGAGGTCGGCCCGGACGTAGGCGGGCCCGGGGTGGTGGAGGCGGGCGTGGGCGAGCATGCTGCCGGAGAGGTCCGCGGCCGTCACCCGCCGTCCCGCGCCGTGCAGGTGGGCCGCGTCCCTGCCCGTTCCGCAGCCGAGGTCCAGGACGGCGGGCCCGGCCGCGTACCGGCGCAGGCAGTCCTCCGCCCACCGTCCGGCGAGCCGGCCGGGGTCGGGGAACCGGGCTTCGTAGAGTTCGGGCCGGTCGGTGAGGAGGTTCCCCGTCCGCCTGTTCATGCCGTCACCGGTTCCGTGGGGGCCTGCCGGGTGTCCGGCAGGGCGCCTGTGCGGTGCAGTCTGGCCACCCCGTACGCGGAGGCGAGTCCGAGGAGGAGGCAGCAGAGCCATGGCAGGAGGGCGGCGGCGCTGCCCGCTCCCGCGCGTCCGGCCAGGTCCATGGCCCAGCCGATGCCCGTGTTGCCGAGCGCCGCGGCGATCCCCGACGCGGCGTAGAAGATCCCGAAGTAGGTGCCGGTCAGCCCTGGCCGGCCGAAGGACGGGACCATCTCCATGACGAACGGCTGCGCGATCATGATCCCGAGGTGCAGCAGGAGTGCTCCGGCGAGGACGGGCAGGGCCCGCAGGGCCGCCTGGACCGGTCCGTCCGGGGGCGGTCCGGCCCCCGCCACCACGGCCGGCGGCACGAACGCCAGGGCCATCAGGGCGAGTCCGGCCGCCATCCAGCGGGCGCGGCTGCCCCGGGCCTTGAGGGCACGGGTGAGGGGCAGTTGCACCGTGAGGCCGGCGAGCGTGCCGACGAGGAAGACGAGTCCGGCCGCGCCGTCCCAGCCGGTGGCCTGCCTCGCTCCGTGGGGCAGCAGCAGGTACAGCTGGTTCTCCAGGGTGAACATGCCGGTCATGACCAGGGCGAAGGTGAGGAAGGGCCGGTTGCCGGCGGCCTCGCGCCAGTCCGTGAGAACTCTGGTCCGGGCCGGTGCGGTCTTCCGTGTGGGCAGTACCAGGGCCTGGGCGACGGTGAGGAGGGCGAAGATGCCGGCGGCGGTGAGCGCGGACGCCCGGAAGTCGACGAGCAGCAGGAGGCTGCCGAGGAGCGGGCCGAGGAGCGCGCCGGTGGTCGCGAAGAGGTTGAAGAGGGCGAACGCCTCCGCCCTGCGCTCCCCCGCCTCCTGGGAGAGGTAGGTACGGACGGCGGGGTTGAACAGCGCCCCGGCCACTCCGCTGAGCACGGAGGCGGCGAGCAGGACGGGCAGCCGGTCGCCCAGGGCGAAGAGGGCGAAGCCGGCGGTGCGTATCGCGCAGCCGGTGATGATGACACCGCGCGCGCCGAGGCGGTCGGCGGCCGATCCCCCGAGGAGGAACAGGCCCTGCTGGCTGAGGTTGCGCACTCCGAGCACGACGCCGACGACGGCGGCGGACATGCCCAGGTGGTCGCCGAGGTGGGTGGCGAGGTAGGGGATGAGGAGGTAGAAGCCGGTGTTGACGCCGAGCTGGTTGACCAGCAGCAGGCGTACGGCGAGCGGGAAGGCGCGGATCTCGTGCCAGGTCTTCATCGGGCCGCGCACCGGGGCTCGGCGGTCCGGGGCCGCCGGTCACCGGCCGTCCGGCCGGTGGCCTCCGCACGGCCGGTGGTGTCCGTCCCGCCGGTGGCGTCCGCCTCGCCGGTGGTCTCCGCGCGGGGCCGTACGCCGAGGCCGGGCAGGCCGGGTGCGGTGACGAAACCGTCGGTGCCGCCGATCCCGGTCCAGGGGTCGTGGGCGAGCAGCAGGTGCCCGTCGAGGTCGGCCCAGCGGGCGCGGTCCGCGATGTGTACGGCGGGTGCGATACCGAGGGTGCTGGCGGTCAGACAGCCGAGCATCAGGTCCGTGCCGCTGCCTTCCAGGAGGGCGGCGATCCTCAGGGCGGCGTGCACTCCCCCGCACTTGGCGAGTTTGACGTTGATGCCGTGGACGCGTCCGGCGAGCCGGCGGGCGTCCTGGTGGCCGACCGCGTCCTCGTCCGCGATGACCGGCAGGGGCGAGCGGGCGGCGAGCCGGGCGAGCGTCTCCGGTTCGCCGGGGGCGATGGGCTGTTCCACGGCTTCCACCCCCAGCTCGGCGAAGCGGGGCAGGAGGGCGCGGGCCCGGTCCGGTGTCCACGCGCCGTTGGGGTCCAGGAGGAGCCGGGTGCCGGGGGCCGCCGCGCGGACGGCGCGGACGCGGTCGAGGTCGGCCGTCTCGTCCGGGTCGCCCGCCTTGATCTTGATGAGGGTGAATCCGGCCCCGGCGAGCCGGCGGGCGTGCTCCGCCGCCCGCCCGGGGGTGGTGAGGGAGATGGTGCGCGCGGTGGCGGTCCTGGGCGCGCGGGCCGAGCCGAGGAACCGGTGGACGGCGGTACCGGTGCGCTTTCCGACCAGGTCGAGGAGGGCCGCCTCGACGGCGGCGGTCACCGCGGGCGGGGTGCCGTCCTCGGTGAGTTCACCGGCGCGCAGGGCGTGCAGGGCGGTCTCCGGGCCGGCGAACCGGGTGAGGCGCTCGGCCGCGTCGGCCGTGTGCCGTCGCAGGGCGGGGAGAGCGAGGCCGTAGTAGGCGCTGGTCACGGCCTCGCCGTGGCCCCGGACCCCGTCGTGTTCCACGGTCAGGACGACGGCGTCGCGAGCGGCCATGGTGGAGCGCGAGATGCGCAGCGGTTCGGTGAGTACGAGCCGCACGGTGTGCTGGGTGGTCTTCACAGTTGCCTCTTCCGGAGCTGGGACGGGGCCGGTACGGCCGGGGGGCAGGGCGCGTACGGCCGGGGGCAAGGCGTGCACGGCCGGGGACGGAGCCGGTACGGCCGGGGGCAGGGCATGCGTACGGCCGGGGCAGGCGTGTACGGCGGATCAGTGCCGGGCGGGCCCCAGCGGGTCGGTGACGGTGGTGCACCTGGCCCACCCGCCGGTCTGCGCGGCGCGCGGGTGGGGGACGTCGACGGGCCGGTCCGCGGCCGTTTCGGGGTCCAGCCGGTGGGTGGTGGTGAAGTCGTCGTCGTAGACGGTGCCGAGGTAGCGGTGCGGTCCGTCGGGGAAGACGGTGGCGACGGTCGCCCCGGGGTGGGCGCGTGCGGCCCAGGCGGCGACGCGTGCGACGGCGCCGGTGCTCCAGCCGCCGCTGACGAAGTTGCCCCGGGCGAGTCTGCGGCAGGCGTCGGCGGCTTCGGCGGGGCCGATCCAGTGCACCTCGTCGAAGGCCCCGTAGGCGACGTTGCGCGGGTGGATGCTGCTGCCGAGTCCGCGCATCAGGCGGGGTGCGGCGGGCTGTCCGAAGATGGTGGAT
This DNA window, taken from Streptomyces nitrosporeus, encodes the following:
- a CDS encoding ABC transporter substrate-binding protein gives rise to the protein MTDPDLPQPNPFPGLRRRGFLAAGGAAGIGALALTGCSGTSGPDDGSTGGGARAPRSGGRLRAAFAGGGASETLDPHLGNLFADAARGKALFDKLADYGPDLAAVPRLAERWEPDAGLDRWTVTLRKAEFHDGRPVTAADVLYSYRRMADPRKAYRARASLEPVDLDASRAVGARTVRFVLKRPTAEFPNVMAAFGTYIVPEGAEEFDRRPVGSGPFAFVSFTPGRTTLLRRNDAYWDGAPHLDELEFVVANDESARTNALLGGQIEYAHELSPTTGRAHEGSGAVEIIRLRNSAMQAFAMKTDRPPFDDPRVREAFFHLADRQELVDGALSGAGEIGNDLFGKGYEYYAGGLPQREQDIGRARSLLREAGAEDLEVTLDTSAVAAGFTEAAGIFRDQAARAGVTVHVRPGSKDSYWKDILDSGTLCCYRSGAMPIETHISQRLLTGSTTNATHWRDKDFDALYQQAQSTRDKQDRAALYARMQRRLHAEGGFLVWGFGDWIIGTARSVHGVERDAPANTLDWARFDKVWLA
- a CDS encoding ABC transporter permease subunit, which gives rise to MKRPGRYALGAVLAGLPLCLAVCGPLLAGEPPSRAASFTLDGAGPLGTDFVGRDVLHQILLGGRPVVLVALAATALTYLAALPLALVSALTHRRWLEEALMRPLDVLLAVPSLLMLLLAAAAFPPGPLGLTLLVALVSVPDTARIIRAAAAEAASRPAVEALRMQGESWWRLAVGYVGRCLLRTLAADAGIRLTGALYLVATAAFLGIGVAPDATDWAVMVDRNRPGLPVQPWAVVVPALLVVALTTGGNLLADATLERRPPAPRAPGTRTAPRFPRPGRAPRPGRAPSRKARQQ
- a CDS encoding dipeptide epimerase — its product is MKTTQHTVRLVLTEPLRISRSTMAARDAVVLTVEHDGVRGHGEAVTSAYYGLALPALRRHTADAAERLTRFAGPETALHALRAGELTEDGTPPAVTAAVEAALLDLVGKRTGTAVHRFLGSARAPRTATARTISLTTPGRAAEHARRLAGAGFTLIKIKAGDPDETADLDRVRAVRAAAPGTRLLLDPNGAWTPDRARALLPRFAELGVEAVEQPIAPGEPETLARLAARSPLPVIADEDAVGHQDARRLAGRVHGINVKLAKCGGVHAALRIAALLEGSGTDLMLGCLTASTLGIAPAVHIADRARWADLDGHLLLAHDPWTGIGGTDGFVTAPGLPGLGVRPRAETTGEADATGGTDTTGRAEATGRTAGDRRPRTAEPRCAAR
- a CDS encoding ABC transporter permease, with product MNASGSWAARRLLLGLAQTVAVVLLVFVLTEALPGDAAVSFAGDQPDPESIAAVRASMGLDRPAHERLAAWAWGLLHGDLGTSLTSGRPVTAFLADGFGPTLLLTGLTVVLLVPAGVGLGVFAARHEGRPADRLVSAVLLAVYAIPEFALGVLLVTVFALRLGWLPPTALGYGTDLLAHPAALVLPVLVLLARPVCSLARLIRAGMTDALAAPHTAQAQRYGVSGARLRYAHALPVALTPAAQQLARTVDWLLCGVVVVEALFVIPGLGTVLMNAVADRDIPVIQGLAVVFGLTTVLVNLGADLVTHRFAPRAEVAA
- a CDS encoding carboxylesterase/lipase family protein, which translates into the protein MNGFTTRSGTVRGGLAGRPGIVALRGIPYAAPPFGAARFRAPRPAAPWAGVRDCTRFGPVAPQSARLPGAPGWTAGDEDVLTLNIWTPGTEGDTLPVLVWIHGGAFAYGSSAQPDFDGTALAALGLVVVTLNYRLGFEGFGHVPPPVGGGEPCPDNRGLLDQIAALTWVRDNIAAFGGSARDVTVAGQSAGATSVACLTVMERARGLFRRAVLHSAVNACATVRSAAATTAEVAAAAGTPATHEALLQVPPAVLVAASDTVAARYRDDPGSGPRHYDPAVHGPVAGGDTLPLDPLTAYEAGAGAGVDLLVCHTTEEYWLLDAVGDSAEITTDSGLDAFAADFGLPKTLLDDYRALLPGAPAGEVHLAVHGDLLFAEYSSRLADAHARAGGRTHLARFARRRGGRGQPVRAWHCADVPFAFGTLDRADVHFLIGGEPGAADHALAERMTRAWAGFAATGDPGWPRLRADGEGEVRIWDTDGNGEVRNRDTGGGGVPGRRDAFRAPWRKAGLPLMEP
- a CDS encoding ABC transporter ATP-binding protein; amino-acid sequence: MNQHSHDPEVLAAVTGLTVEAGGRLLVDRVSLRLRAGTVTALVGASGSGKSTTGLALLGTYPAHARVTGDVVLHGTRAGYIPQHPSTALNPARRSGALLWDVARRQVSGLPRSARRAAARHRVAEALARAQLPDGAELLRRYPHQLSGGQQQRIVLAQALLLGARVLVADEPTTGQDALTRRRVAGQFSALAADGVAVLLLSHDLDVVRELADEIHVMRGGRTVESGPAAQVLHTPGHPWTRELLAGPRTSPYAGEAARGTEVLRVEDLVARHRTRRGRAPVLRVDRLSLHRGECLAVVGRSGSGKTTLGRCLAGLHRDHGGRILLDGAPLPAGVRDRGPAQLAAVQYVFQDTRAAFDEHRPVIDQVARTAVRLHGTTRDEATGEARRVLAELGLDDGELVRRRPGLLSGGELQRAALARALLARPRVLVCDEITSGLDPVARRALLDLLAALIRRRDGLCLVLITHDLDTAAPATRIAVLDDGEIVECGAREQILTAPRHPFTAALLDADDSRGTHVNHAGSGAGPALTPGGRLNPVRTAGGGEGTENHG
- a CDS encoding MFS transporter; the encoded protein is MKTWHEIRAFPLAVRLLLVNQLGVNTGFYLLIPYLATHLGDHLGMSAAVVGVVLGVRNLSQQGLFLLGGSAADRLGARGVIITGCAIRTAGFALFALGDRLPVLLAASVLSGVAGALFNPAVRTYLSQEAGERRAEAFALFNLFATTGALLGPLLGSLLLLVDFRASALTAAGIFALLTVAQALVLPTRKTAPARTRVLTDWREAAGNRPFLTFALVMTGMFTLENQLYLLLPHGARQATGWDGAAGLVFLVGTLAGLTVQLPLTRALKARGSRARWMAAGLALMALAFVPPAVVAGAGPPPDGPVQAALRALPVLAGALLLHLGIMIAQPFVMEMVPSFGRPGLTGTYFGIFYAASGIAAALGNTGIGWAMDLAGRAGAGSAAALLPWLCCLLLGLASAYGVARLHRTGALPDTRQAPTEPVTA
- a CDS encoding class I SAM-dependent DNA methyltransferase, with protein sequence MNRRTGNLLTDRPELYEARFPDPGRLAGRWAEDCLRRYAAGPAVLDLGCGTGRDAAHLHGAGRRVTAADLSGSMLAHARLHHPGPAYVRADLTGFDLGRRAFDAVVCLDSSLLYCHTNEQLDGFLASCRDALVPGGLLVAEMRNGAYFLGREEPPAAPAVSRFTWHGTTYRSTTALRLDRTAQLLRRTRHWAADDGGEPVEERTAWRLLFPQELRHFLTAHGFAVLALHDGPGPRTEPPWRPGAAPGTTADGDRLHLVARLRTTP